From Ignavibacteriota bacterium:
CATCCCACTTCTTTTCGATCGGACCGGATGGAATCTTTGCATCGAGTGTCATGGCGGTGATCCCTTAGTAAGCCCAGAGGAAATACAACGGCATGGCGGCGAACCCGAGCGGGACGAGCAGCCAGAACAGCATGCCGACGAACTCGATCAGGCGTTCATACCGGGAGTGCCGGAGACCGAAGGTCTGGAACGCTGACTGAAAGCCGTGCTTCAGATGATACGCGAGGAACCCAAGCGCGATGATGTAGAACGCATCGAGCCAGGGGTTCATGAACGCCTCGCGAACGATCTCGTACATCGGGCGTCCTGGAGTGATGAAGCGCGACTGGACGAAGAACCCGTTGATGTGGATGACCAGGAAGATCCCCACGATCGTGCCTGTGGCCCACATGATCCGGGAGGAGAGGGTGCTGTTCTCGCCTGCCTTCGACACCTTGTACCTGACGGGCCGGGCGCGGCGGTTCATGATCCAGAGCCAGATCCCGATGAAGGCGTGGAGCAGGAATCCCGCGAACAGGACGATCTCCAGAGGCCGGACCAGGGGATAGGTCGCCATGAAATGGCCATACATCTCGAACTCCGCGCCGTTGTCCTGTTTGAACAGGAACAGATTGATGTACAGATGGACGAGGAGGAAGCTGCACAGGAAGAGGCCCGACAATGCCATCAGCATTTTCCGGCCCACGGAGGACGAAAGGAACGCAACAGGTTTGCTCATAGAAACCGCTCTCAGCTATGAGTGAATGCAAGGAACGTCGGTGAGGGTGAAGAACGGGAAAGACCTCAAGGAGATGCTGGACCGGTGGGACCGGCCTGCTTCACGCCGCATGACGTGAATCTACGAAACATCCTTTCCTAGTGCAACCACAAAGGTGCCTCAGCGTCCCTGCGGACGGATGAACCGCATGACCGAGATGCTGCTCCCGATCCAACCGAGGAGGCCACCGGCAACGACCACCGCGGCATAATACACATTCTCGATGCGCAGGAGTCCGGGAAGGTCCGGTGAAATGATCCGCACAGCATAGGCAAGCAGGAGGTACAGGATCCCGGCCGCCAGCGCTCCGCCGAGGAGCCCCTGCATGATGCCTTCGAGCAGGAACGGCGTCCGGATGAACATGCGCGTGGCGCCGACGAGCTCCATCGTGCGGATGATCTGCCGTTTCGCCGAGATCGCGAGGCGGATCGTGTTGGAGACGAGCACGATCGCCGAGAGTCCGACGAGCACGCCCAGGCCGAGCGAGATATTGTGGACGATGCGCGCACGCTCGTCGATGATCTCGAGGAATTCCTTCCGGTATTTCACGCTCTCCACGCCCGTGAGGCTGGCGAGCCGGCGCTCCAGCCGTTCCGCATGGGCCGCCGTACGGTACCCATCCGCCAATCCGATCTTGTACGACGGCGGGAGGGGGTTGAAGTCCAGCACGCTCATGATGTCTTCGCCGAATTCCTTCTTGAAGATCGCTGCGGCATCGGCTTTGGAGACGTACACGACGGACCCCACGCCGTCGATGCCGGTGATGACCGCCCGCAGGCTATCGATGTCGTGGCGCGTGATGGGTTCTTCCAGGAATACTTCGAGTTCCACGCGGGCGCGTATCTCGTCGATGAAGCGTGTCGCGTGGATGGTCAGCACGGCGAACACGCCGAGGAGGAGGAGGGAGATCGCGATGGTGATGATCGACAGGAGGCTGGAGAGCTTCGTCCGGCGGAACCCCGACATGCTTTCGCGGAGCGTATAAGAAAGACTCATGCGTGCGCCTCCTCAGAAATTGGATTCATCGCGCCACCGGACGATACGCCAGGGATCCGTGACGCGGTTCCGCTGGAGTGTCAGGTTCGCCAGTCCATCGATGCGCTCGATGTCGCTTGGATTGAAGACGAGCGTGAGATTGAAGCTGCGGATCACGTTCACGTTCGTGGATTCCGCGGAGGTGGAGATGATGTTGTTCCAGATGAGGTCCAGTTTCTGTGCATTCCGGAAGAGCCCGTAGGTGGACCGCATCTCGTCGTCACGCCCCCAGGTCACATCGATGCCGAGGTCGTAGTTCCGGTAGATGAACACGAAATCATGGGCCAGGAGCTGTCCGTACACGGTGGTATCCCGGAAGGTGTACGAGGCCTGGAAACACTGGAAGATCCCCTCGATCGTGTTCGGGTCGCATGTGGACTCCGCCGGTGAGAGGTCCCACCCCGGTGCGAACGGATTGATGCACGAGACGGCGGTCAGTCCGAGCATGATGACAAGCAACGATGATCTCGCGAGGCGTTTCCACGCTCTGCGTCAGGCGCCGGCGCCAATGCGTACACTACCTCTCCGTTTGGCGACGTAGCGCCCGGGCGAGAGGTAAGCGTGTCAGTTGCTGAACTTCCCTTTGAAGTCGCTCCACGACACGTCGTTCGTGGTCTTGAAGTCCACCCATCGCTGGATCGCCCAGAAGTTGCTCGCGTCTTCGCGGAAGGTGAATTGCAGGCTTCCCCGCGCAGTGCGGGGGAACGCTGCTTCATTGTGTTCGAACACCAGCACATAATCGTAGGCCGAGATCACCGAGTCCGACGTCACGGTCGTGGTCTTGAGCGTCAGGGTGAGCGAGGCATAGGCCTGCTGGCTGCTGCGCGCGATCAGGTTCTGAAAATACGACCGTTCATCGTCGAGGGACCAGAATGCCAGAGTGCCGCCGTAGGCGGCTGCCGCATCGGCGGATGGGATGAAGACGAAGGGCTGTGCGCCGCGGGCGGCATCGCTGAAGCAGCTGATGTAATTCGCCTGGTTCCGCTGGTCCACCGCGCTCTGGAGATTCGCGATCACAATCGCCGGCTCGGTGGGCGGGCGGTAGTTCAGCGACGATTGGCTCGGATCCTCCGGGTCGCGCGGTTCAAAGAGGCCGCATCCGGCCGTACCGGCAAGGAGCAGCAACGGAATGATCGCAGAGATCCACGCACCGGGAAGGTGGCGTCTCACAGGGTGATCCTTCCTTCGAGTGCCCGCGACAGCGTTGCTTCGTCCGTGAATTCCAGGTTGCCGCCGACGGGGAGTCCGCGTGCGAGGCGCGATACCTGGACACCGAGCGGTTTGAGCAGCCGGGTCAGGTACATGGTCGTGGCTTCGCCCTCCACGTTGGGGTTCAGTGCGAGGATCACTTCGGTGACCTCGCCCGGGAGCCGTTTCAGGAGT
This genomic window contains:
- a CDS encoding succinate dehydrogenase cytochrome b subunit encodes the protein MSKPVAFLSSSVGRKMLMALSGLFLCSFLLVHLYINLFLFKQDNGAEFEMYGHFMATYPLVRPLEIVLFAGFLLHAFIGIWLWIMNRRARPVRYKVSKAGENSTLSSRIMWATGTIVGIFLVIHINGFFVQSRFITPGRPMYEIVREAFMNPWLDAFYIIALGFLAYHLKHGFQSAFQTFGLRHSRYERLIEFVGMLFWLLVPLGFAAMPLYFLWAY
- a CDS encoding ABC transporter permease: MSLSYTLRESMSGFRRTKLSSLLSIITIAISLLLLGVFAVLTIHATRFIDEIRARVELEVFLEEPITRHDIDSLRAVITGIDGVGSVVYVSKADAAAIFKKEFGEDIMSVLDFNPLPPSYKIGLADGYRTAAHAERLERRLASLTGVESVKYRKEFLEIIDERARIVHNISLGLGVLVGLSAIVLVSNTIRLAISAKRQIIRTMELVGATRMFIRTPFLLEGIMQGLLGGALAAGILYLLLAYAVRIISPDLPGLLRIENVYYAAVVVAGGLLGWIGSSISVMRFIRPQGR